One Thermofilum pendens Hrk 5 DNA segment encodes these proteins:
- a CDS encoding phosphopantetheine adenylyltransferase, with amino-acid sequence MTEILSADGTQKECLCTRGVVGGTFSLLHRGHRRLLRFALLCSQELLVGVTSDEYVKERGKSHPVEPYEVRALSVLTFLKTVDPSRPVAIVPIDDEYGPATSDPCADCIFVSEETFPGAVKVNMLRRLRGLPPLKIFAVELVTVEGVRLSSTYLWERLQRKRGSARTE; translated from the coding sequence ATGACCGAGATCTTGAGTGCTGATGGCACCCAGAAGGAGTGTTTGTGCACGAGAGGCGTAGTGGGAGGGACTTTTTCTCTTCTTCACAGGGGTCATCGTAGGCTTCTGCGTTTCGCGCTTCTCTGTTCGCAGGAGCTCCTGGTCGGCGTTACCAGCGACGAGTACGTCAAGGAACGTGGAAAAAGCCACCCGGTGGAGCCTTACGAGGTTAGAGCCCTCTCCGTGCTGACCTTCCTTAAGACCGTGGACCCTTCGCGCCCAGTAGCCATAGTGCCTATAGACGACGAATACGGGCCCGCTACTAGCGATCCTTGCGCTGATTGCATCTTTGTAAGCGAGGAAACGTTTCCCGGGGCTGTTAAAGTAAACATGCTGAGAAGGCTCCGCGGCCTCCCGCCTTTAAAGATATTCGCGGTAGAGCTCGTAACTGTGGAAGGCGTGCGGTTATCGAGCACGTACCTATGGGAGCGGTTGCAGAGGAAGAGAGGCTCCGCGCGCACCGAGTAG
- a CDS encoding deoxyhypusine synthase — MEKEKIRASLLGEAVEDLRLADVSECSVKVLKSYRRLGGFSARYIVEAAELLWEAYSGGGRIAVAFPANLVATGLRGLIADSIRRGLLDLVVTTGGTFDHDIARGTGHKYYVGRFEIDDVFLKELGIHRLGNILIPVENYGPPIERFTHEMLEELSALKSSWSPSELAVESGKRLRDELSILRAVYEKGRLLVSPGVLDSAFGTAIVTFNDKARASSTARFVELDLISDERRIADYMYEAEKLAGLMLGGGISKHHLIWWAQFRGGLDYAVQITSTPEWDGSLSGARTREAVSWGKIKPEARHVTVPGDVTVILPLILGYLAHEAGIA; from the coding sequence ATGGAGAAGGAGAAGATCCGCGCCTCGCTTCTAGGGGAGGCTGTGGAGGATTTAAGGCTCGCCGACGTCTCGGAGTGCTCCGTTAAGGTGTTGAAGTCGTATAGGAGGCTCGGGGGCTTCTCGGCGCGGTACATCGTCGAGGCCGCCGAGCTACTCTGGGAGGCATACTCTGGCGGCGGTAGGATAGCCGTGGCTTTCCCCGCGAACCTCGTAGCTACGGGGCTTAGAGGGCTCATAGCGGACTCTATCCGAAGGGGTCTGCTGGACCTAGTGGTTACTACGGGGGGTACTTTCGACCACGATATCGCCAGGGGCACTGGGCACAAGTACTACGTGGGGCGCTTCGAGATCGACGACGTTTTCCTGAAGGAGCTGGGCATCCACAGGCTCGGGAACATACTGATACCGGTTGAGAACTACGGGCCCCCGATAGAGCGGTTTACCCACGAGATGCTCGAGGAACTCTCAGCCTTAAAGTCTAGCTGGAGCCCCTCCGAGCTAGCAGTGGAAAGCGGGAAAAGGCTTCGCGACGAGCTGTCGATACTCAGGGCGGTGTACGAGAAGGGCAGGCTTCTGGTCTCGCCGGGGGTTCTCGACTCGGCCTTCGGCACGGCGATAGTCACGTTTAACGATAAGGCTAGGGCGTCGAGCACGGCTAGGTTCGTGGAGCTGGATCTCATCTCCGATGAGAGGAGGATAGCCGACTACATGTACGAGGCCGAGAAGCTCGCAGGGTTGATGCTCGGCGGCGGGATATCCAAGCACCACTTGATATGGTGGGCGCAGTTCAGGGGAGGGCTCGACTACGCCGTACAGATAACGTCTACCCCCGAGTGGGACGGGAGCCTCAGCGGCGCTAGGACCAGGGAGGCGGTATCGTGGGGGAAGATCAAGCCCGAGGCTAGGCACGTAACGGTTCCAGGAGACGTAACGGTGATACTGCCTTTGATCTTAGGCTACTTGGCGCACGAGGCCGGTATCGCGTGA
- the spt4 gene encoding transcription elongation factor subunit Spt4 translates to MPAKRRLPLKACVKCKALVEDSVDVCPVCGSREFTDDWDGFVAVIDPEKSEAAKLLSLKQKGAYSVKVR, encoded by the coding sequence GTGCCGGCAAAGCGTAGACTACCGTTAAAGGCTTGTGTAAAGTGTAAAGCCCTGGTAGAAGACTCTGTGGATGTTTGCCCTGTGTGCGGTTCCAGGGAGTTTACCGACGACTGGGATGGGTTCGTAGCGGTCATTGACCCGGAAAAGTCGGAGGCCGCTAAACTGCTCTCGTTAAAGCAAAAAGGAGCGTACAGCGTAAAGGTCAGGTAG
- a CDS encoding MraY family glycosyltransferase: protein MAYPDYLVYGVASSILGYLVVRLSAPSLIRALFKAGLRRPDAHKPGNPLVAHSGGVILFLGFLLSFSLLIAFGGLGFSEKVKLLAVLATSALCFAVGLLDDKLVLKGVLKTFLTALSIIPILVVALTYPAAIDWGRPVVPIIGRMRMTVIYWVLFPISIAGSANVVNMLDVLNGIVPGTALVAFAALAVIGALSGDGLLLVIALVAVAILLAYYPFNAYPARVFNGDSGSLFIGGLLGAIAVVFHLEFVVLTLLLPHILNGFFVVVSFRGLREHREVKARPIRVENGILKASDDPKAPLTLTRLILSVGGPMTEKEVAKVYIAVEVVAAVLAVASYVLTPR, encoded by the coding sequence GTGGCGTATCCAGACTACCTCGTGTACGGCGTTGCTTCCTCCATTCTCGGATACCTGGTCGTAAGGTTATCGGCGCCGAGCCTTATCCGGGCACTTTTCAAGGCGGGGCTTAGAAGACCGGACGCGCATAAACCCGGTAACCCCCTCGTGGCGCACAGCGGAGGGGTTATCCTCTTCCTGGGCTTTCTACTCTCCTTTTCTCTGCTGATAGCCTTCGGAGGGCTGGGTTTCTCCGAGAAGGTGAAGCTTCTAGCCGTACTGGCAACGTCGGCTCTCTGCTTCGCGGTAGGCCTACTGGACGACAAGCTGGTTTTAAAGGGGGTGCTCAAGACCTTTCTCACTGCCCTCTCGATAATACCCATACTCGTAGTCGCCCTGACGTACCCCGCGGCTATAGACTGGGGAAGGCCGGTAGTCCCCATAATCGGTAGGATGAGGATGACCGTGATATACTGGGTTCTCTTCCCGATCTCCATAGCAGGCTCCGCCAACGTCGTAAACATGCTCGACGTACTCAACGGCATAGTGCCCGGAACCGCCCTCGTAGCCTTTGCTGCGCTAGCAGTCATCGGCGCCCTGTCGGGTGACGGCCTTCTCCTAGTGATAGCACTCGTAGCGGTGGCAATACTCCTGGCCTACTACCCCTTCAACGCGTACCCAGCCAGGGTGTTCAACGGGGACAGCGGAAGCCTGTTCATCGGTGGGCTCCTGGGAGCCATAGCGGTGGTCTTCCACCTAGAATTCGTCGTGCTAACGCTACTACTGCCCCACATACTCAACGGCTTCTTCGTCGTCGTAAGCTTTAGGGGGCTACGCGAGCACAGAGAGGTCAAGGCTAGGCCTATACGGGTGGAGAACGGTATCTTAAAGGCAAGCGACGACCCCAAAGCCCCGCTAACCCTTACACGCCTGATCCTGAGCGTAGGCGGACCCATGACGGAAAAAGAAGTCGCGAAGGTGTACATCGCGGTCGAGGTCGTCGCCGCTGTGCTCGCAGTCGCGTCGTACGTATTGACGCCAAGGTGA
- a CDS encoding DNA-directed RNA polymerase translates to MYKLVEFADVIRIPPRLFGQPLKEASLEILKESFEGRVVQGVGLVISILDAEVSEEGFLTWGDGASYHEARFTALVFSPVNNEVVEGEVDLVENIGLTVRLGPVEGFVHKSQIYPSRNITYDRENGVVIIQDEKGTRTIRKGDVVRGRVVGVSYDEQRGQLKIRLTMRQPYLGKREFIMEMIEKSKAGGQGAGKA, encoded by the coding sequence GTGTATAAGTTAGTAGAGTTTGCCGATGTGATAAGGATACCGCCCAGGCTGTTTGGACAGCCGTTGAAAGAGGCTTCACTGGAAATTCTAAAGGAAAGCTTCGAGGGACGCGTAGTACAAGGCGTCGGGCTCGTTATCTCCATACTCGATGCTGAGGTCTCGGAGGAAGGTTTTCTGACGTGGGGCGACGGGGCGAGCTACCACGAGGCAAGGTTTACGGCGCTCGTTTTTAGCCCTGTAAACAACGAGGTTGTCGAAGGCGAGGTTGACTTGGTGGAGAATATCGGGCTGACGGTCCGGCTAGGCCCCGTGGAGGGCTTTGTGCACAAGTCGCAGATATACCCCTCCAGGAACATAACCTACGATAGGGAGAACGGCGTAGTCATCATCCAGGACGAGAAAGGTACCCGGACGATTAGGAAGGGCGACGTGGTGAGGGGGAGGGTTGTCGGTGTAAGCTACGATGAGCAGAGGGGTCAGTTGAAGATCAGGCTGACCATGCGGCAACCCTACCTGGGCAAAAGAGAGTTCATCATGGAAATGATAGAGAAGAGTAAGGCGGGTGGCCAGGGTGCCGGCAAAGCGTAG
- a CDS encoding translation initiation factor IF-5A, translating into MSTRPEEAGNIKVGSFIVIDGEPCKVVEVEKSKTGKHGSAKARIVGIGFFDGGKRSIVVPTDARVEVPIIKKFTAQVVAFVGDNVQLMNLEDYSTFEIPMPQEEEIKSKLSEGVEVEVWEVMGRHKIMRVRA; encoded by the coding sequence ATGAGCACGCGCCCTGAGGAGGCAGGAAACATCAAAGTAGGCTCCTTCATAGTAATAGACGGCGAGCCGTGCAAAGTAGTCGAAGTAGAGAAAAGCAAGACAGGCAAGCACGGATCGGCAAAGGCCAGGATTGTCGGGATAGGGTTCTTCGACGGCGGCAAGAGAAGCATAGTCGTGCCCACAGACGCGAGGGTAGAGGTACCCATAATCAAGAAATTCACCGCGCAGGTAGTGGCTTTCGTTGGCGACAACGTACAGCTAATGAACCTAGAGGACTACTCAACATTTGAAATTCCGATGCCCCAAGAGGAGGAGATAAAGTCCAAGCTAAGCGAAGGCGTAGAGGTAGAAGTCTGGGAGGTCATGGGTAGACACAAGATCATGAGGGTACGTGCCTAG
- the serS gene encoding serine--tRNA ligase — MWSMLYLLRNNPEKLIENMKARFMDPSLVENAIKLDVEWRAKKKEYDELKHRLNEVSAKVRSSTGQEREKLILEARELSSKVSLLEKELAELEAKRELALRRLPNVIHESVPIGPDETFNKPVRYWGRPKVFREHLEGFLKETKEKGFVVDYEVLDWKPLGHAEFLESKGLTNTLKAAEVAGARFYYMFNDLVWLAIALELYALEYLAGKGFTILLPPLMLRREILEGVVSFDDFKDMIYKIDGEDLYLIGTAEHPIAALHAGEVLAEKELPLLYAGVSESFRKEAGAHGKDTKGIFRVHHFEKVEQFVFSHPDESWEWHEKLIRNAEELWQGLEIPYRIVNIASGDLGVVAAKKYDLEAWMPAQGKYREMVSCSNCTDWQSYRLNIRYAEVRGGPSKGYVHTLNSTALAIQRTITAIVENHQTPDGYVKVPKALHKYLEPFENHFRVLVLK; from the coding sequence ATGTGGTCCATGCTCTACCTGCTCAGAAACAACCCGGAGAAGCTCATAGAAAACATGAAAGCGCGCTTCATGGATCCCTCCCTAGTTGAAAACGCGATAAAACTCGACGTCGAGTGGAGGGCGAAGAAAAAGGAGTACGACGAGCTAAAGCACAGGCTGAACGAAGTATCCGCCAAGGTGAGAAGCTCTACTGGGCAGGAAAGAGAGAAGCTCATCCTCGAAGCCAGGGAGCTCAGCTCCAAGGTAAGCCTGCTCGAGAAGGAGCTCGCAGAGCTGGAGGCTAAGCGCGAGCTAGCTCTAAGGCGGCTACCGAACGTCATACACGAGAGCGTGCCGATAGGCCCCGACGAGACATTTAACAAGCCCGTGCGGTACTGGGGTAGACCCAAGGTTTTCCGCGAGCACCTGGAGGGCTTCCTCAAGGAGACGAAGGAGAAGGGCTTCGTGGTAGACTACGAAGTCCTGGACTGGAAGCCGCTCGGGCACGCGGAGTTCCTCGAGAGTAAAGGTCTAACCAATACCTTGAAGGCTGCGGAAGTAGCCGGTGCCCGGTTCTACTACATGTTCAACGACTTGGTCTGGCTCGCCATAGCCTTGGAGCTCTACGCCCTAGAATACCTGGCAGGCAAAGGCTTCACCATACTCCTGCCACCCCTCATGCTGAGACGCGAGATCCTGGAGGGCGTAGTAAGCTTCGACGACTTCAAGGACATGATATACAAGATCGACGGAGAGGACCTCTACCTAATAGGAACCGCCGAGCACCCCATAGCAGCGCTACACGCCGGCGAGGTTTTAGCCGAGAAGGAGTTACCGCTCCTCTACGCCGGTGTAAGCGAGTCTTTCAGGAAGGAGGCGGGCGCTCACGGAAAAGACACTAAGGGAATTTTCCGTGTCCACCACTTTGAGAAGGTGGAGCAGTTCGTCTTCTCCCACCCGGACGAGTCCTGGGAGTGGCACGAGAAGCTCATCAGGAACGCCGAAGAGCTCTGGCAGGGTCTCGAGATACCGTACAGAATCGTCAACATAGCGTCCGGCGACCTGGGCGTCGTAGCAGCTAAGAAGTACGACCTAGAGGCTTGGATGCCTGCCCAGGGGAAATACCGGGAAATGGTCTCCTGTAGCAACTGCACGGATTGGCAAAGCTACAGGCTTAACATAAGGTACGCCGAGGTTAGGGGCGGCCCCTCCAAGGGCTACGTACACACGCTCAACAGCACAGCTCTAGCGATTCAAAGAACCATCACGGCGATAGTCGAGAACCACCAGACCCCCGACGGCTACGTAAAAGTGCCTAAAGCCCTCCACAAGTACCTCGAACCCTTCGAGAACCACTTCAGGGTCCTGGTGCTCAAGTAA